A stretch of DNA from Acidobacteriota bacterium:
CGGAACCGCCGCAACCACAGCGAGCTCAGCCACGCTTCGAGCGCAAAGATGGCGATCGTCATCGGGAGAAACCAAGCGGGTCCGAGCGTTCCGTAAAGCCCGAGGCCCCAGCTGTAGAAGATCGCCGTGCCGATGACCGCCTGACCGATGTAGTTGCTCAGCGCGGTCCTGCCGATTGCCGCTCCGGACGCGAAACGACGCCGCCAGACCCGGGACTGGCAGAGAAGGATGATCGCAATGATGTAACCCGCGCTGAGAAGGGGAACGCTGAAGTACTGGATTACGAACGCGACGAGACCGAGTGGCGATGGAGGAAAGGGAGGGGCGGGATCGAACCATCGGATCAGCGTGGCCGCGACGTTTCCCGCAACGCCGAGCACGAGACACCAGATCATGACGGTCCGGTAGCGTCCGAGCTTTTCCGGAGGCGGTGTGAGCAGCCGCTTTCTCCATGTCCACATACCAGCGAGAAACAGTGCGAGCAACTGTGAGAAAAGGATCGGCAGGTAGTTCCAGTTCTGCCCGAAGACCTCACTGACGCGCTGCGCCTGGATCTCACCGAGGCTTCCGAGGGCATAGGCATTCATGGCCTGGGCGATGACTTCGGGGTCGCCCGCGGGATCGGGGACCTCGAACCCGGTTGCGATGATGAAGATCCCGCCGAGCAGGGTGATGAGGAGCGGCACGAAGTAGAGCGGCACGGCCCAGAAGAAAATCGTCCGGTCCTTCGCGTTCCGAAAGAAGAGAAGAAAGAGGCCCGTCAGCGCGTAGGGAACCAGGATGTCGCCCCACCAGATGAAGAGCCCGTGAACGAGCCCGAAGCCGATGAGGATCAGCAGCCGTCGAATGTAGCGGCCGCCGAACCGCGCGCCGCGGGCTCGGCTCCGCTCGAGCTGAACCGCGAAGCCGATTCCGAAGAGGAGAGCGAAAATCGTGATGAATTTCCCCTGGATGAACGTATCGATGAACGCCTGCGCCAGCCGGTCCGGCATTGCCGTCCAGAAGCGGCGCGGGTCGAAGTAGACGACGGCGGGAGCGGCGAATCCGCGCATGTTCGCGGCGAGTATGCCGAAAAGCGCGAGTCCGCGAAGGACGTCGATCGTCAGAACCCGCTCGGTGAGCGAGATCGGAGCGATCGGATCGGTCAGCGGAGCGCTCGACTCCTCGGGAAGCTCGAGGGCGGGTTGCGGGACGGCAGCTGGATCGGGCGTCGTGTCCACGAAAGTGATTCTAGCCGTATGGGTTCCCCGGAATCTCCCACCGGTAACCCGGCGGCAAGGCTCCCTGCTGGCTCCTTTGCGAGTCTCACAGCCATCGTCGGGTCCGGGCTCGATACTTCTCGAATTCGGCGCCGAATCGGGATGAAAGAATCCGCTCCTCCGGCACGATCTGAAAGCGGGTGAGCCAGACCGGCAACAGCGGCACGATCGCGAGGCTGATCCAGTTGTCGAGCAAGACGGCCAACGCCGTGAGCGCGATCAGAAGAGCGAGGTACATCGGGTTTCTGCTCAACCGGTAGATTCCGCCGACGACGAGCAACGAGGCCTCCTCCGGACGTCTCGGATCGATCGTCGTCCGGGACCTCGTGAACTGGAGAAGAGCGAGGGAGGCGACGGCGATTGCCACGAGAGCCAGCGCAGCCGCAATGTGATGACGGAACGGAATCCCGATCGCAAGACCGGGCATGAAACGTTCTGCGAGGATCATGATCGTTGCGCATGCCATAAAGATGATCGGCGGATGAACGGCGAGCTCGAGCCGCTTCATCGTTTCCTGGCCATGAACCAATGATTCTGGGCCAGCGGAGTGAAAAGACGGGTGAGGACAGCATCGGCGCTGTCGACGATCCGAGTCAGCGACTTCGACCGGTGAAAGCTCCGAGGCAGGCGGTTCCACGAATTTCTCGGAAGGAAACCATGGCGATGGGTCTCGAGCAGGTCGAGACCGGCGTTCGCCACGAGTCGCCGTATGTCCTCACGTGTGTAGCGATGCCGGTGATAGTGAAACTCCCCCTCTTCGTCCGGCTCGCGATGAAGGAGTCGACTGACCGCTTCGTTGAGACTCATCCGGTTGGGAAAATGGCAGGCGATGAAGAGCCCGCCGGATCGAAGAATCCGCCGGATCTCGAGAAGGGCATCCGGCTCGTTCCCGCCCGTTTCACGCACGTGCTCGAGAACCCCGACGCTGAAGACGGCGTCGAACGACTCGCTCTCGAACGGGAGATCGGTGGGAGAATCGAGGCTTCCTCGTACGAATTCGAGACGTGAAGCAAGATTCGGCTCGAGTGAGGCGAAGATCTCGGGAGGGTCCTCGAGCGAGTACGCCGTGACCCTGTATCCGGCGCGGAGGAGCCAGTACGAAAAGTGTCCGCGGCCGCAGCCCCAGTCGAGAACGCGCGATCCGGCCGGAACGAGCCTGAGCGTGAGATCGTGCAGAAAACGATACTGGCTCGCGGCGGTAAGCGAGAGGAGCTGATCATTGGTGTTGCCGGGATCGATCGAGCGGAGCGCCGCGTGGTAGCGGGCGAGATCATCGAGTGAGGACATCGAACGGAGAAGATATCAGCGAGAGTCCTGGACGGAGTCGACCAGGGGATTTCTCACCTTGAGATCGCGAAATCGCGAGAAGTCCCGATCCGCCGTCCAGAGCTCGCGAAGGTTCCAGCGGATGCAGATCGCGGCAATGCGAGCGTCATGAATGGCCGGCCCCGCGATCCGCGCTCCTGCCACGACGTCACGAAGATGCGGCCAGTACCCAGAGTCTTCACCGATGAGTCGAATCCGAGGGGCCTCCATCCACGCCTCCAGCTGGGAGATTGCCCGGTCGGTCGGAGTCGGCGGATCGTAGATGCGGGGATGTGTGACGATGGCCAGGAACTCGTGAACCACGGGCCAGGGAATCGCCCAGTTCTCGGATCCTTCCGCCAGACTCGCGATCATCGCTGAAGCGGGCTGATGCCATGGGGAGTCGGCTCGGTGCGCGTAGACGAGAATGTTCGTGTCGACGCCGATCACTCCCCGCGACCCTCATAGATCATCCGGCGGATCTCGCTCCAGTCGCCTTCCCGGATGCCGGGCTGAACGCCGTTACCGCCGAAGGATTCGTCGCGGAGTGTGAAGGTGCCCCGCTCGGTTCGCCGCTCGATGGCGAGCTCCAGACCTTCTTCGATGAGGGCGCGGAGTGAGATCCTCTCACGCATAGCGAGATCCCTGGCAGCGTCCAGGAGGGGCTCGCGAATTTCGACAGTCGTCTTCTTCGGCATCGTATGATATAAATATGGGTATATAGCGCCCATATTCCCATACTCAAGTGGCGTCAGGCGCGGGAAAGCGGCAGACGTCGAGGAGCAGGCACCGGCGGCATTGCTCCGCCTTTTTCTCGCGGGAGCACATTGCGAGGACTCCCATCCGGCAGATCGCGAAATCGTAGCGGACGGGATCATCGGGGCTCATGGCGGAGAACTTCGAGGTGAGCTGGCGGGCCGTTTCCAGATCGGCGCTCTTCCGATCGATCAGCCCGAGAAACGTCGCGATGCGATGGACGTGGGTATCGACCGGCATCAGAAGCTTCGCGGGATCGACGAAGGTCCAGAGCCCGAGATCCGGCTCTTCGCGCCGGACCATCCACCGGAGATAGAGGTTCATCCGCTTGCATGCGCTCCCGTCGCGGGGATCGCTGAGGAGATAACGGAGCGACCTCGGGGGATTGGACCGTTCGGCGAGAATCGACTGCACGAAGCGCGAGAGCGAGCCGGAGACATCGGGTTCGAAAGGATCGAAACCTTCGCGGAAGCGAG
This window harbors:
- a CDS encoding TIGR02757 family protein, with translation MPPSSHVRPVADGATLSARLDELVASFDISHLSPDPLEAVRDFDDPLDQETAGLIAAAFAYGRADIALRNVRGILGRMSPGPYLFLANGLSPRVAGRIFRGFSHRFHKTADLVALLTRVSLAIRSSGSLGARFREGFDPFEPDVSGSLSRFVQSILAERSNPPRSLRYLLSDPRDGSACKRMNLYLRWMVRREEPDLGLWTFVDPAKLLMPVDTHVHRIATFLGLIDRKSADLETARQLTSKFSAMSPDDPVRYDFAICRMGVLAMCSREKKAEQCRRCLLLDVCRFPAPDAT
- a CDS encoding DUF418 domain-containing protein; translated protein: MDTTPDPAAVPQPALELPEESSAPLTDPIAPISLTERVLTIDVLRGLALFGILAANMRGFAAPAVVYFDPRRFWTAMPDRLAQAFIDTFIQGKFITIFALLFGIGFAVQLERSRARGARFGGRYIRRLLILIGFGLVHGLFIWWGDILVPYALTGLFLLFFRNAKDRTIFFWAVPLYFVPLLITLLGGIFIIATGFEVPDPAGDPEVIAQAMNAYALGSLGEIQAQRVSEVFGQNWNYLPILFSQLLALFLAGMWTWRKRLLTPPPEKLGRYRTVMIWCLVLGVAGNVAATLIRWFDPAPPFPPSPLGLVAFVIQYFSVPLLSAGYIIAIILLCQSRVWRRRFASGAAIGRTALSNYIGQAVIGTAIFYSWGLGLYGTLGPAWFLPMTIAIFALEAWLSSLWLRRFRFGPLEWIWRSLTYMRFQPMVRKEE
- a CDS encoding isoprenylcysteine carboxylmethyltransferase family protein; protein product: MKRLELAVHPPIIFMACATIMILAERFMPGLAIGIPFRHHIAAALALVAIAVASLALLQFTRSRTTIDPRRPEEASLLVVGGIYRLSRNPMYLALLIALTALAVLLDNWISLAIVPLLPVWLTRFQIVPEERILSSRFGAEFEKYRARTRRWL
- a CDS encoding PIN domain-containing protein, which produces MIGVDTNILVYAHRADSPWHQPASAMIASLAEGSENWAIPWPVVHEFLAIVTHPRIYDPPTPTDRAISQLEAWMEAPRIRLIGEDSGYWPHLRDVVAGARIAGPAIHDARIAAICIRWNLRELWTADRDFSRFRDLKVRNPLVDSVQDSR
- a CDS encoding class I SAM-dependent methyltransferase; this encodes MSSLDDLARYHAALRSIDPGNTNDQLLSLTAASQYRFLHDLTLRLVPAGSRVLDWGCGRGHFSYWLLRAGYRVTAYSLEDPPEIFASLEPNLASRLEFVRGSLDSPTDLPFESESFDAVFSVGVLEHVRETGGNEPDALLEIRRILRSGGLFIACHFPNRMSLNEAVSRLLHREPDEEGEFHYHRHRYTREDIRRLVANAGLDLLETHRHGFLPRNSWNRLPRSFHRSKSLTRIVDSADAVLTRLFTPLAQNHWFMARKR